The genome window GCAGGTGCCGCAAAACTGGCTTGGCGTATTCTTCCGGAAAGCAAGCGCAACAAAGAAAATCATGACGAGATTTTTCCAGCTCTTCTTGAAGAATTTGAACGTGTTCTGAATACTATTGCCCGGCCATATTTAGGAGTTCTTGAAGTGCTTTCGGCTCTGTCCAGCGCAGATAAGAAAATTGCAGTGCTTTCCAATAAACCTGATGAATTCACAAAAAAAGCAGTGAAAAAGTTTTTGCCGGATACAGACTTTTTTGCGGTTCGTGGTGGAGTTTCGGACGTACCTTTGAAACCAGCCCCGGATGGAGCTATCAAACTTGCCGAAGAAATGGGCGTTGAACCTGAACATACTGTTTTTGTGGGTGATTCTGACGTGGATATTCAGACGGCTGTTAATGCAGGTATGATAGCCGTTGGTGCTGGATGGGGATTTCGCGGTGCTAAAGAGCTTATCAATGCTGGAGCAAAAATCGTTTTTGATGAACCATTAGATTTACTGGGACTGCTTTAACTGTGTTGTGGCAGAAGCATATTATCTTCTTGTTTGCAAAAGTATGCGGAAAATATTTGGACGAATTTATTATAGAAATGTATTTATGTAGCTTGCATTAAGTTTAATTATATAAAAATATGATAGATTGAGTTGTTTGTCATTGTAATATTCTATTTGTGTCATTGTGTTGCTATAATATATCCGCTGGACAAAATTCAAAGTTTATACAATGAGTCTAGCATTAATTTGTGTGAACTATACAGCTGCATGCAAAGCTGCCTGCACACATTTTGTAAAAGTTACAATGACAGGAGCTGTGGTGCTTAATACTTTTTCAATACGGTTGCATCCGGGACA of Maridesulfovibrio zosterae DSM 11974 contains these proteins:
- a CDS encoding HAD family hydrolase; translation: MKYSLDFSAVIFDLDGTLLYTLEEIAAAGNAALLSQGYAEYPVEAYRNFVGAGAAKLAWRILPESKRNKENHDEIFPALLEEFERVLNTIARPYLGVLEVLSALSSADKKIAVLSNKPDEFTKKAVKKFLPDTDFFAVRGGVSDVPLKPAPDGAIKLAEEMGVEPEHTVFVGDSDVDIQTAVNAGMIAVGAGWGFRGAKELINAGAKIVFDEPLDLLGLL